From Ochotona princeps isolate mOchPri1 chromosome X, mOchPri1.hap1, whole genome shotgun sequence, one genomic window encodes:
- the SMPX gene encoding small muscular protein gives MSKQPVSNVRAIQANINIPMGAFRPGAGQPPRRKECNPETEEGAPPASDEEKKPIPGAKKLPGPAVNLSEIQNIKSELKYVPKAEQ, from the exons ATGTCGAAACAACCAGTTTCCAATGTCAGAGCCATCCAG gccaATATCAATATCCCAATGGGAGCCTTTCGGCCAGGAGCCGGACAACCCCCCAGAAGAAAAGAATGTAATCCTGAAACGGAGGAG GGTGCTCCCCCTGCCTCAGATGAGGAGAAGAAGCCAATTCCAGGAGCTAAGAAACTTCCAGGACCTGCTGTTAACCTATCGGAGATCCAGAATATTAAAAGTGAACTGAAATATGTCCCCAAAGCTGAGCAATAG